In Geminocystis sp. NIES-3708, a single window of DNA contains:
- a CDS encoding GAF domain-containing protein, translated as MTQAPERPKLSLSSTTKTNPAVEIPSSVNVTPKKKKSNPIVNWFYDLSIRKKQLLVLFTAQTISILALLGVGVTQIIEGGREQLVNQSTSELEATKINYGIKINQMGFGFRGQSDNVAIINAALTDVNGGNLTPQQKSVIKQILQNEIKARNIEYATLVGIDQKIIVNANSDRTDQIFNPNGLVSEVINNPEQIKTTEIASWKDLVKESPPILPILPQNQDVLIRYTFTPVFRPNTSQVIGVLVSGDVVDGKFSIVEDTIKEFNGGYSGIYKIIENQKFDLSSALTENDTNKGQTIASEKILNLSLENLEDIVSLRDQIGNTTYTFTAQILRNFENQPVGVLVRGTPETALNQIISNSLSAQGQTAATVLIINVLLILILGRVIAKPIESLQLTAEKFAEGNYRLRANVLGKDEIGKLASTFNDLADNIEQSESILMLDSTKVSLFQEITGTTTLDEDDVNKVFDRALPKAKEILEIDRLVIYRFKPDWSGYISNEAGDLDLPSALDEKINDPCIPPELRQAYINGRVVATQNVYTAGFAPEHEDLMYRLQIKSNLVVPIVTQGQLFGLLIAHHCRQHHEWEEREIAFLGQIALRFGVILDRINILKDQMAAATRAEQLKEITLALAASLNRNQVLDTAVRQVRNALKTDRTIVYEFDESWKGTITAEAVGLNFPSALGATIADPCFADKYVEKYQQGRVKATSDIYRAGLTQCHLQQLEPFAVRANLVAPILVNRKLIGLLICHQCSDVRNWDTNDIELFSQLATQVGLSLERVKLLELQLNSEKIQREGKELLQKRALELLMQVDPVSQGDLTIRASVTEDEIGTIADSYNATIESLRKIVSQVQMAAVEVAQTTINNENDVRMLRDEIEEQVTNISEALQTINQMSRSSNLVAENAEQAEEALQKAQESLEIGDSAMNRTVRSIIEIRSTVQQASEQVKKLGDTTQNISTVVGLIGRFAAQTHLLALKASIEAARAGEQGTGFAVIAEEVRSLATQSAQATADIDKLVNEILSETKIVVTAMEEGSDQVIEGSKLVEETRQSLNQIAAATIQINELVEAIAAAAFEQSENSENVKLKMGDVARVAQKTTLSVTQLSDSFVELQQVARTLESNVSQFKVS; from the coding sequence ATGACTCAAGCACCAGAAAGACCAAAATTAAGCCTATCCTCCACAACGAAAACCAATCCAGCCGTAGAAATACCTTCTTCTGTTAACGTCACCCCGAAGAAAAAAAAATCAAATCCCATAGTAAATTGGTTTTATGACCTCTCTATTCGAAAAAAACAATTATTAGTATTATTCACCGCTCAAACTATATCCATTTTGGCGTTATTGGGGGTTGGAGTAACTCAGATTATTGAAGGGGGAAGAGAACAACTTGTCAATCAATCAACCTCTGAATTAGAAGCCACTAAAATTAATTACGGTATCAAAATTAATCAAATGGGTTTTGGTTTTCGTGGACAATCTGATAACGTAGCAATTATTAATGCCGCTTTAACTGATGTTAATGGTGGTAATTTAACTCCACAACAAAAATCTGTTATTAAACAAATTCTTCAAAACGAAATCAAAGCCCGAAATATTGAATATGCGACTCTGGTGGGGATAGATCAAAAAATTATTGTCAATGCTAATAGCGATCGCACAGACCAAATTTTTAATCCTAATGGTTTAGTCTCTGAAGTTATTAATAATCCTGAACAAATTAAAACCACAGAAATTGCCTCTTGGAAAGATCTCGTAAAAGAATCACCACCAATATTACCTATTCTGCCACAAAATCAAGATGTATTAATCCGTTATACCTTTACTCCCGTCTTTCGTCCAAATACATCTCAAGTGATTGGGGTATTAGTTTCAGGAGATGTAGTAGATGGTAAATTTTCCATCGTAGAAGACACTATTAAAGAATTTAATGGCGGTTATAGTGGTATTTATAAAATCATCGAAAACCAAAAATTTGATTTATCTAGTGCTTTAACAGAAAATGATACGAATAAAGGACAAACCATCGCCTCAGAAAAAATACTTAATCTTTCGTTAGAAAATCTTGAGGATATTGTTTCCCTTCGAGATCAGATAGGAAATACTACTTATACTTTTACTGCTCAAATCTTGAGAAATTTTGAGAATCAGCCCGTCGGAGTCTTAGTAAGAGGAACTCCTGAAACTGCATTGAACCAAATTATATCCAATAGTTTAAGTGCCCAAGGACAAACTGCTGCAACAGTATTAATTATTAACGTATTATTAATTTTAATTTTAGGACGAGTAATTGCAAAACCCATTGAGTCATTACAATTAACCGCCGAAAAATTTGCAGAAGGAAATTATCGTCTTCGTGCGAATGTTTTAGGAAAAGATGAAATTGGCAAATTGGCAAGTACCTTTAATGATTTAGCTGATAACATTGAACAAAGCGAATCTATCCTTATGTTAGATTCTACTAAAGTTAGTTTATTCCAAGAAATTACAGGAACGACAACCCTTGATGAAGATGATGTTAATAAAGTTTTCGATCGTGCATTACCTAAAGCAAAAGAAATTTTAGAAATTGATCGCCTTGTTATTTACCGTTTTAAACCTGATTGGAGTGGTTATATTAGCAACGAAGCTGGAGATTTGGATTTACCTAGTGCACTAGATGAAAAAATTAATGATCCTTGTATTCCACCAGAACTAAGACAGGCTTATATTAACGGTCGAGTTGTAGCCACACAGAATGTTTATACCGCAGGATTTGCTCCTGAACACGAAGATTTAATGTATCGTTTACAAATTAAGTCCAACCTAGTAGTTCCCATTGTAACTCAAGGACAATTATTTGGTTTATTAATCGCCCATCATTGCCGACAACATCACGAATGGGAAGAAAGAGAGATCGCCTTTTTAGGTCAGATTGCTTTACGATTTGGAGTAATTTTAGATCGGATCAATATTTTGAAAGATCAAATGGCAGCAGCCACAAGGGCAGAACAATTAAAAGAAATTACTCTTGCTTTAGCCGCTAGTTTAAATCGTAACCAAGTATTAGACACTGCAGTGAGACAAGTTCGTAATGCTTTAAAAACTGACCGTACTATCGTTTATGAATTCGATGAGAGTTGGAAAGGTACAATTACAGCTGAAGCTGTCGGGTTAAATTTCCCTTCTGCTTTAGGTGCAACTATTGCAGATCCTTGTTTTGCAGACAAATATGTAGAAAAATATCAACAAGGTAGAGTTAAAGCAACTTCTGATATTTATAGAGCTGGTTTAACTCAATGTCACCTCCAGCAATTAGAGCCTTTTGCCGTCAGAGCAAATTTAGTTGCTCCCATTTTAGTCAATCGTAAATTAATTGGTTTATTAATCTGTCATCAATGTTCTGATGTGCGTAACTGGGATACTAACGACATTGAATTATTCAGTCAACTAGCCACTCAAGTTGGTTTAAGTTTAGAACGAGTAAAACTTCTTGAATTACAATTAAACTCCGAAAAAATTCAACGGGAAGGAAAAGAATTATTACAAAAACGAGCATTAGAATTATTAATGCAAGTTGATCCTGTTTCTCAAGGAGACTTAACCATTCGTGCTAGTGTAACGGAAGATGAAATTGGAACTATTGCAGATTCTTATAATGCCACTATCGAGAGTTTAAGAAAAATTGTATCTCAGGTACAAATGGCGGCGGTAGAAGTAGCACAAACGACTATTAATAATGAAAATGATGTACGGATGTTGCGGGATGAAATTGAAGAACAGGTAACAAATATTTCTGAAGCCTTACAAACTATCAATCAAATGAGTCGCTCAAGTAACTTAGTCGCTGAAAATGCAGAACAAGCAGAAGAAGCTCTCCAAAAAGCTCAAGAAAGTCTCGAAATAGGAGACTCGGCGATGAATCGTACGGTAAGATCTATCATCGAAATTAGATCAACTGTACAACAAGCATCGGAACAAGTCAAAAAATTAGGAGACACTACCCAAAATATTTCTACTGTAGTCGGATTAATCGGACGATTTGCCGCTCAAACTCACCTTCTAGCTTTAAAAGCATCCATTGAAGCCGCTCGTGCAGGGGAACAAGGAACTGGTTTTGCGGTAATTGCTGAAGAAGTAAGATCTTTAGCCACTCAATCAGCTCAAGCAACTGCTGATATTGATAAACTGGTTAATGAGATTCTCTCTGAAACTAAAATCGTTGTTACTGCTATGGAAGAAGGTAGTGACCAAGTAATTGAAGGTAGTAAACTGGTGGAAGAAACTCGCCAAAGTTTAAACCAAATTGCAGCAGCTACTATCCAAATTAACGAATTAGTTGAAGCCATTGCCGCAGCGGCGTTTGAACAATCAGAAAATTCAGAAAATGTAAAATTGAAAATGGGGGATGTAGCGAGGGTTGCACAAAAAACGACTCTTTCAGTAACTCAACTATCGGATTCTTTTGTAGAATTACAACAAGTAGCCCGTACGTTAGAATCTAACGTTTCTCAGTTTAAAGTCAGCTAA
- a CDS encoding Hpt domain-containing protein — MNPLNQAYQLFIDEVPEHLQAIENGLLNLRENKTTSSVHAMMRSAHSIKSGSASVGLKGIKDIAHRLEDYIKALYNDELVIDTELEDLFLEGYDCLALPLRQQLETGNFDRQEAQSRANEVWQKLELKLGNTLKQVENYLPSSEDLGIDIIASIFEVDVAQEIRRLKGLVASPESFNPPQELQESLDILIGFSELVNLSGFSLLTNITQQALQKHPEKAITIAKLFVQDLEKSRDVVLLGDRTEGGNPCSALLTLAQDTSAEVELNLIEELTHNYQVTFSIEDPSYQFFIAEVPDLLHNLESGLLTVKEDKSISKVNDMMRSAHSIKGGAASVGLESIKNISHKLEDYLKALFDESVIVDDELETYLLEGFDCLKNALNEQIETGNYQREWEENASMIWDKLGQKLGHIQVNDYLPSSADLGIDLVQSLFEVDILQTIEHLKENLNQLPIIELQEDVILQLEMLVGFSEMTNLFGLKNIADTVSLAIQNYPHRIQQITSYLINDLTEARQQVLSGDREQGGKPCTILQELAGILDINESKESTLDFGDLAQEYNHDETLNNRILPEEEKFNRSNTLNEGIETPSENAQIWAENIEFSDLINENENFDLNDDFIALNNNNQGNESTNFDNSEINNPENSQIWAENIEFGDLIDENENFDLNDDFTALNDAPIEEDNQLDFSSLAEDYQEKTSNTNNFDDLTDFVSFIEDSEEIVQNGEMASEFDNLEPFIDNFPIENEGINSEGDNTLTQQQELQAQAYIFYLEEAVDLIALIDNGLENALETRDINEVNEVARAAHSLKGGARSAGLEDLGNIALRVEKSLKALFNENIPLDDETKVYIRQVYQLLRQPLVARLEEQDFDEKFALESANELWAEFEDKYEEEIAKSEEFLPSSSDLGIDIATSIFEVDVVEGINALKEALNQGNETEMQDLVSMQIDIFSGFGEMLALPGFVAICETAKKALENNCSQITNVTQAFIYNLEIAQNLVMEGDRDSGGEPSIELLRLAGEVITENPPEISIREYIEAPIDTTDQSYSFFVEEAPELLEIIEHGLLTLREERNTAKIHEIMRAAHSLKGGSASVGLEAIKTISHQLEDVFKVLYDPNIELDTELEGWLLEGFDCLRNALTQQIETGSYNPQEALTIANEIWEKINSKLGSALSRVNDYIPSSSDLGVDIVQSMFEVDVEEELRRLKEVVKNPSSQPLAGELRATLEVFSGFGEMLALPGFAEIAKLGLIAIEKNPSHPLKIIQIIIRDADNARDLVLSGDRTTGGKPSEELKRFAENYISDNEEEENYLLDTEDDNIEQQPYLFDVFGELESTTEEVFTITNDDKETQTNNPSLEDVFDFNINDDQIEAIHQAMLEEDDDNIPNLEDIFESEFTEEEIELLAKASELALEDDKNNTIPSVSEVFSSLDMSVVDDIEEEDIVLPSLSQVFSNVDMSVINGMEEEENQEEEDIILPSLSQVFSNVDMSVINEMEEEENQEEEDIVLPSLSQVFSNVDMSVINEMEEEENQEEEDIVLPSLSQVFSNVDMSVINGIEEEKNQENTPSLESVFPSESLALEKEAEEIIINSVTPSENLDEVIKSIGDVYQKLPGLKTPEEIQGNYNKKFKKVPEKQASETKITSTSTAKTNLTVRVDLERLERMNNLIGELSINRNGLSLQNNKLQTSVKELLERFIRFQQMANNLRDLSDKMVASPDKFRARNGKMNKSSNLPFSVSEDGEFNLTSAFDSLEMDSYDNMYYVIQGLIEQMIQLEEAVDDIALFAGQSGQTVENQRQMLNRLRDELMWARMLPLGEVLNRFPRVLRDLSVKYNKKVNLKLSGTSVLVDKAALEKLYDPLVHLIRNGFDHGIETPEIRKQRGKSETGIIEVKAYHQGNQTIIEIKDDGGGLNLNKIGQKAIERQMLTPEQLAVTTKDNLLDLIFEPGFSTAASVTEISGRGVGLDIVRSQLRSLKGTISVDSEAGLGTTFILRLPLTLTIDKLLVLSAENHFYALPSDNIEEIIVPEEYQLKTSGNKRFLHYENKVIPIYPMIDLLEYRCYVADNPNTSLALEVLPSPEEWGNPLLLMRLGQELFAIEVDHLLSEQELVIKPFGSALTAPSYTYGCTILGDGTLIPVINTATLLANFLDATQPKASLRRGGFSSINIDKNESKPINAFQAASVLVVDDSAAMRRTLALSLEKSGYRVLQAKDGKDAIEQLQQSSNVSLIICDIEMPNMNGFEFLGQRRRYPDLNKIPVAMLTSRSNDKHRKLATHLGANAYFTKPYIEQKFLQSIRALVEQKSALMV; from the coding sequence ATGAATCCACTAAATCAAGCATATCAATTATTTATTGACGAAGTACCTGAACATTTACAAGCCATTGAAAACGGTTTACTTAATTTACGAGAAAATAAGACTACTTCTAGTGTTCATGCTATGATGAGGTCGGCACACTCCATTAAGAGCGGTTCAGCTAGTGTTGGTTTAAAAGGCATTAAAGATATTGCTCATAGGTTAGAAGATTATATTAAAGCCCTTTATAATGATGAGCTTGTCATTGATACAGAGTTAGAAGATTTATTTTTAGAGGGTTATGATTGTTTAGCATTACCTTTACGACAACAATTAGAAACAGGTAATTTTGATCGTCAAGAGGCACAAAGTAGAGCCAATGAGGTATGGCAAAAATTAGAATTAAAATTAGGGAATACCCTTAAACAAGTCGAAAACTATCTTCCTTCTTCCGAAGATTTAGGTATTGATATTATTGCTTCTATTTTTGAAGTGGATGTTGCCCAAGAAATTCGCCGTTTAAAAGGTTTAGTTGCTTCTCCTGAAAGTTTTAATCCCCCCCAAGAATTACAAGAATCCCTTGATATTCTCATTGGTTTTAGTGAATTAGTCAATCTTTCGGGTTTTTCTTTACTTACGAATATTACTCAACAAGCCTTACAAAAACATCCTGAAAAAGCTATTACCATTGCTAAATTATTTGTTCAAGATTTAGAGAAAAGTAGGGATGTAGTATTATTAGGCGATCGCACAGAGGGAGGCAATCCTTGTTCAGCATTACTTACTTTAGCACAAGACACCAGTGCAGAAGTTGAACTTAATCTCATCGAAGAATTAACTCATAACTATCAAGTTACATTTAGCATAGAAGATCCAAGTTATCAATTTTTTATTGCTGAAGTACCTGATTTATTACATAACCTTGAAAGTGGATTACTCACCGTCAAGGAAGATAAAAGTATTTCTAAAGTTAATGATATGATGCGATCGGCACACTCCATTAAAGGTGGTGCGGCTAGTGTGGGTTTAGAAAGCATAAAAAATATTTCCCATAAATTAGAAGATTATTTAAAAGCCTTATTTGATGAAAGTGTGATAGTGGATGATGAACTAGAAACCTATTTATTAGAAGGATTTGATTGTTTAAAAAATGCCTTGAATGAACAAATAGAAACAGGAAATTATCAAAGAGAATGGGAAGAAAATGCTTCTATGATTTGGGATAAACTAGGACAAAAATTAGGACACATTCAAGTTAATGATTATTTACCCTCATCAGCAGATTTAGGCATCGATTTAGTACAATCTTTATTTGAAGTTGATATTCTACAAACTATTGAACATCTCAAAGAAAATCTCAATCAATTACCCATTATCGAGTTACAAGAAGATGTGATTTTACAGTTAGAAATGTTAGTTGGTTTCAGCGAAATGACCAATTTATTTGGTTTAAAAAATATTGCGGATACAGTTTCTTTAGCTATCCAAAATTATCCCCATCGTATTCAACAAATTACTTCTTATCTAATCAATGATTTAACAGAAGCTAGACAACAAGTCTTATCAGGTGATAGAGAACAAGGAGGTAAACCCTGTACTATACTCCAAGAATTAGCGGGGATATTAGACATAAATGAATCGAAAGAATCAACTCTTGATTTTGGTGATTTAGCTCAAGAGTATAACCATGATGAAACTCTGAATAACAGAATTTTACCAGAAGAAGAAAAATTCAATAGGTCCAATACTTTAAATGAAGGAATAGAAACACCTTCAGAAAACGCTCAGATATGGGCTGAAAATATTGAATTTAGTGATTTAATTAATGAAAATGAGAATTTTGACCTCAATGATGATTTCATAGCCTTAAACAACAATAATCAAGGAAATGAGTCAACAAATTTTGATAATTCAGAAATTAATAACCCCGAAAATTCTCAGATATGGGCTGAAAACATTGAATTTGGCGATTTAATTGATGAAAATGAGAATTTTGACCTAAATGATGATTTCACAGCCTTAAATGATGCACCTATCGAAGAAGATAATCAACTAGATTTTTCCTCTTTAGCTGAAGATTATCAAGAAAAAACTTCAAATACAAATAATTTTGATGATTTAACAGATTTTGTTTCTTTTATAGAGGATTCAGAAGAAATTGTGCAAAATGGTGAAATGGCTTCAGAATTTGATAATTTAGAACCATTTATAGATAATTTCCCTATAGAAAATGAGGGTATTAATTCAGAAGGGGATAACACTCTAACACAGCAACAAGAATTACAAGCTCAAGCCTATATCTTTTATCTTGAAGAAGCAGTGGATTTAATTGCACTTATTGATAATGGTTTAGAAAATGCTTTAGAAACAAGAGATATAAATGAAGTCAACGAAGTAGCAAGAGCGGCTCATTCTCTAAAAGGTGGTGCAAGAAGTGCAGGTTTAGAAGATTTGGGTAACATTGCTTTACGGGTAGAAAAGAGTTTAAAAGCCTTATTTAACGAAAATATTCCCCTTGATGATGAAACAAAAGTCTATATTCGTCAAGTTTATCAATTATTACGTCAACCTCTTGTAGCAAGACTAGAAGAACAAGATTTTGATGAAAAATTTGCCTTAGAATCAGCAAACGAACTTTGGGCAGAGTTTGAAGACAAATATGAAGAAGAAATTGCTAAATCTGAAGAATTTTTACCATCTTCTAGTGATTTAGGTATTGATATTGCCACATCTATTTTTGAGGTGGATGTAGTAGAGGGAATCAATGCTTTAAAAGAAGCCTTAAATCAGGGAAATGAAACTGAAATGCAAGATTTGGTGTCCATGCAAATTGACATCTTTTCTGGCTTTGGTGAAATGTTGGCTTTACCCGGATTTGTCGCTATTTGTGAAACAGCAAAAAAAGCCCTTGAGAATAATTGTTCTCAAATTACTAATGTTACTCAAGCCTTTATTTATAACTTAGAAATTGCCCAAAACTTAGTTATGGAAGGTGATCGAGATTCTGGTGGCGAACCTAGTATAGAATTATTAAGACTTGCAGGAGAAGTCATAACAGAAAATCCCCCTGAAATTTCTATCAGAGAATATATAGAAGCTCCCATAGACACTACTGATCAATCCTATAGTTTCTTTGTGGAAGAAGCACCAGAGTTATTAGAAATTATTGAGCATGGTTTATTAACCTTAAGGGAAGAACGTAATACTGCCAAAATTCATGAGATTATGAGAGCAGCTCATTCCCTCAAAGGTGGCTCGGCTAGTGTAGGTTTAGAAGCAATTAAGACGATTTCTCACCAATTAGAAGATGTTTTTAAAGTACTTTATGATCCTAACATCGAACTAGATACAGAACTTGAAGGCTGGTTATTAGAGGGTTTTGACTGCTTAAGAAATGCTTTAACTCAACAAATCGAAACGGGAAGCTATAACCCTCAAGAAGCATTAACAATTGCTAATGAAATTTGGGAAAAAATCAATAGTAAATTGGGTTCAGCATTGAGTAGAGTCAATGATTATATTCCTTCTTCTAGTGATTTAGGTGTCGATATTGTCCAATCAATGTTTGAAGTTGACGTAGAAGAAGAGTTGCGTCGTTTAAAAGAAGTGGTAAAAAATCCTTCTTCTCAACCTCTTGCAGGAGAATTAAGAGCAACTTTAGAGGTATTTTCAGGATTCGGTGAAATGTTAGCTTTACCCGGATTTGCAGAAATCGCCAAGTTAGGTTTAATCGCCATCGAAAAAAATCCTTCTCATCCTTTAAAAATTATTCAAATTATTATTCGAGATGCTGATAATGCTAGAGATTTAGTTTTAAGTGGCGATCGCACTACAGGCGGAAAACCCAGTGAAGAATTAAAAAGATTTGCAGAAAATTATATTAGTGATAATGAGGAAGAAGAAAACTATTTATTAGACACAGAAGATGATAATATTGAGCAACAACCCTATCTATTCGATGTTTTCGGAGAATTAGAATCAACTACAGAGGAAGTTTTCACCATCACCAATGATGATAAGGAGACACAAACTAATAATCCTTCCTTAGAGGATGTGTTTGACTTTAACATTAACGATGATCAAATAGAAGCAATTCATCAAGCGATGTTAGAAGAAGATGATGATAATATTCCTAACCTAGAAGACATTTTTGAGTCTGAATTCACGGAAGAAGAAATCGAGCTTTTAGCCAAAGCTTCCGAGTTAGCTTTAGAGGACGACAAAAATAATACAATTCCTTCTGTCAGTGAAGTTTTTTCGAGTCTTGATATGTCAGTAGTTGACGACATAGAAGAAGAAGATATTGTTTTACCTTCCTTAAGTCAAGTTTTCTCCAATGTTGATATGTCGGTAATTAATGGGATGGAAGAGGAAGAAAATCAAGAAGAAGAAGATATTATTTTGCCTTCCTTAAGTCAAGTTTTCTCTAATGTTGATATGTCGGTAATTAACGAGATGGAAGAGGAAGAAAATCAAGAAGAAGAAGATATTGTTTTACCTTCCTTAAGTCAAGTTTTTTCTAATGTTGATATGTCGGTAATTAACGAGATGGAAGAGGAAGAAAATCAAGAAGAAGAAGATATTGTTTTACCTTCCTTAAGTCAAGTTTTTTCTAATGTTGATATGTCAGTAATTAATGGGATAGAAGAGGAAAAAAATCAAGAAAATACTCCTTCTTTAGAATCTGTTTTTCCATCAGAATCTTTAGCATTAGAGAAAGAAGCGGAAGAAATAATTATCAATTCAGTAACCCCTTCTGAAAATCTTGACGAAGTCATCAAATCCATTGGCGATGTTTATCAAAAATTGCCCGGATTGAAAACTCCAGAAGAAATCCAAGGTAACTATAATAAAAAATTTAAAAAAGTCCCCGAAAAACAAGCCTCAGAAACAAAAATTACCAGCACATCGACGGCTAAAACTAATTTAACAGTTAGAGTTGATTTAGAACGTCTCGAAAGAATGAATAATTTAATTGGGGAGTTGTCTATTAACCGTAATGGTTTATCTCTACAAAACAATAAATTACAAACTTCTGTAAAAGAGTTATTAGAAAGATTTATTCGTTTTCAACAAATGGCGAATAATTTGCGAGATTTATCCGATAAAATGGTAGCCTCTCCCGATAAATTCCGCGCTCGTAACGGGAAGATGAATAAGTCTTCTAATTTACCTTTTTCTGTCAGTGAAGATGGAGAGTTTAACTTAACCTCTGCCTTTGACTCTCTTGAAATGGATAGTTATGACAATATGTACTATGTTATTCAAGGGCTAATTGAGCAAATGATTCAATTAGAAGAAGCAGTGGATGATATTGCTTTATTTGCGGGGCAATCAGGGCAAACTGTCGAAAATCAGCGTCAAATGTTAAATCGTCTCCGAGATGAGCTGATGTGGGCGAGAATGTTACCTTTAGGAGAAGTTTTAAACCGTTTCCCCCGTGTTCTTCGAGATTTATCAGTGAAATATAATAAAAAGGTTAATCTCAAATTAAGCGGTACAAGTGTGCTGGTAGATAAAGCGGCTTTAGAAAAATTATATGATCCTTTAGTACATTTGATTCGTAATGGTTTCGATCATGGTATTGAAACCCCAGAAATCCGCAAACAAAGGGGTAAATCAGAAACAGGCATTATTGAAGTTAAAGCTTATCATCAAGGAAATCAAACCATTATCGAAATCAAAGACGATGGGGGTGGTTTAAACCTCAATAAAATTGGACAAAAAGCTATCGAACGTCAAATGTTGACTCCTGAACAATTAGCTGTTACAACTAAAGATAACCTATTAGATCTCATTTTTGAACCCGGATTTTCTACCGCCGCCTCCGTTACTGAAATTTCTGGGCGTGGTGTTGGTTTGGATATTGTTCGTTCTCAATTGCGATCGCTCAAAGGTACAATATCTGTCGATTCTGAAGCGGGATTAGGTACGACATTTATATTACGATTGCCTTTGACTCTAACCATTGATAAATTATTAGTTTTATCCGCCGAGAATCACTTCTATGCTCTTCCTTCGGACAATATTGAAGAAATTATCGTCCCTGAAGAATATCAATTAAAAACATCAGGAAATAAGCGATTCTTGCACTACGAGAATAAAGTTATACCCATTTATCCAATGATCGATTTATTGGAATATCGCTGTTATGTTGCTGATAACCCTAATACGAGTCTTGCCTTAGAAGTTTTACCAAGCCCGGAAGAATGGGGTAATCCTTTACTATTAATGCGTTTAGGGCAAGAATTATTTGCTATTGAAGTAGATCATCTTCTTAGTGAACAAGAATTAGTTATTAAACCTTTTGGTAGTGCTTTAACTGCCCCTAGTTATACTTATGGTTGTACTATTTTAGGTGATGGAACATTAATTCCAGTTATCAATACAGCTACTTTATTAGCCAACTTTTTGGATGCGACTCAACCCAAGGCATCTTTACGACGTGGAGGATTTAGCAGTATAAACATTGATAAAAATGAGAGTAAACCAATTAATGCTTTTCAGGCTGCTTCGGTATTAGTGGTTGATGATAGTGCAGCTATGAGAAGAACTTTAGCTCTTTCCTTAGAAAAATCAGGATATAGAGTGCTTCAAGCTAAAGATGGAAAAGATGCAATCGAACAATTACAACAAAGTTCTAATGTTAGTTTAATAATTTGTGATATTGAAATGCCTAATATGAACGGTTTTGAATTTTTAGGACAAAGAAGACGCTATCCTGATTTGAATAAAATTCCTGTGGCGATGCTTACTTCCCGTAGTAATGATAAGCATCGAAAATTGGCGACTCATTTAGGTGCAAATGCTTATTTCACTAAACCTTATATTGAACAAAAATTCTTACAATCAATTCGAGCATTAGTAGAACAAAAGTCTGCTTTGATGGTTTAG
- the recA gene encoding recombinase RecA, translated as MATNTMAQNPDKEKALNLVLTQIERNFGKGSIMRLGDATKMKVETISSGALTLDLALGGGLPKGRIIEIYGPESSGKTTLALHAIAEVQKSGGVAAFVDAEHALDPNYSAALGVDIDNLLVAQPDNGESALEIVDQLVRSSAVDIVVVDSVAALVPRAEIEGEMGDLQVGLQARLMSKALRKIAGNIGKSGSTVIFLNQLRQKIGISYGSPEVTTGGTALKFYASVRLDIRRIQTLKKGTEGEYGIRAKVKVAKNKVAPPFRIAEFDIIFGSGISSVGCLLDLAEKTNTVSRKGAWYSYDGENIAQGRDNAVKYLEEKPEIAAIIEQKVKAELEINNVSFATSTEDSEDADFSAEE; from the coding sequence ATGGCTACTAATACAATGGCTCAAAATCCAGACAAAGAAAAAGCCCTAAATCTGGTACTAACACAAATTGAACGTAATTTTGGTAAAGGTTCAATTATGCGTCTGGGAGATGCCACAAAAATGAAGGTGGAAACCATCTCTAGTGGTGCTTTAACCCTCGATCTCGCCCTAGGTGGTGGACTTCCCAAAGGACGTATTATTGAAATTTATGGACCTGAAAGCTCTGGAAAAACAACTTTAGCACTTCATGCCATAGCCGAAGTACAAAAATCGGGAGGTGTTGCCGCTTTTGTAGATGCTGAACACGCTTTAGATCCTAATTATTCTGCGGCTTTGGGAGTTGATATTGATAACTTATTGGTAGCTCAACCTGACAACGGAGAATCAGCCCTTGAAATAGTGGATCAATTAGTACGTAGCTCTGCTGTTGATATAGTTGTAGTCGATTCTGTTGCCGCTTTAGTACCTCGTGCGGAAATTGAAGGAGAAATGGGAGATTTACAAGTAGGCTTACAAGCCCGTTTAATGAGTAAAGCACTGCGAAAAATTGCTGGTAACATTGGTAAATCAGGCTCAACAGTCATTTTTCTTAACCAATTACGTCAAAAAATAGGTATTAGCTATGGTAGCCCAGAAGTAACTACTGGTGGTACTGCATTAAAATTCTATGCTTCTGTGCGTCTGGATATTCGTCGTATTCAAACCCTGAAAAAAGGCACTGAAGGAGAATATGGTATTAGAGCAAAAGTAAAAGTAGCTAAAAATAAAGTAGCTCCACCATTTCGTATTGCTGAATTTGATATTATTTTCGGCTCAGGTATTTCTAGTGTTGGTTGTTTGTTAGATTTAGCGGAAAAAACGAATACGGTTAGTCGTAAGGGTGCATGGTATAGTTACGATGGTGAAAATATTGCTCAAGGTAGAGATAACGCCGTCAAATATCTTGAAGAAAAACCTGAAATTGCCGCTATCATTGAACAAAAAGTAAAAGCAGAATTAGAAATTAATAATGTTAGTTTTGCTACTTCCACTGAAGATTCTGAAGATGCTGATTTTAGTGCAGAAGAATAA